The proteins below come from a single uncultured Carboxylicivirga sp. genomic window:
- the glmS gene encoding glutamine--fructose-6-phosphate transaminase (isomerizing) codes for MCGIVAYVGDRTAYPIIIKGLQRLEYRGYDSAGLALVNDGVHVYKCKGKVKDLEAHAKGKSISGSIGIGHTRWATHGEPSDNNAHPHVSANGKFIVVHNGIIENYAHLKKELISRGYSFKSDTDTEVLANLIENIYLEEKVDAEIAVRYALTKVVGAYGLVITCTEESDKLIAARKGSPLVIGVGEKEYFLASDATPIVEYTDQVIYMNDEEVAVINKDNLTLKSIQNDSKKPKIQKVNLSIDEIDKGHYEHFMLKEIYEQPLSIEDTFRGRISMDHSKIFLGGIIDVLPQISQAQRIIILACGTSWHAGLVGEYLFEEFARIPVEVEYASEFRYRNPVINKDDVIIAISQSGETADTLAAIKMAKEQGATILGICNVAGSSIPRETHAGVYTHAGPEIGVASTKAFTSQVTVLTMMAMLLGKTKGNISNEDYTHLVDELTQVPDKIKTILQSEDEIRKISETYKNATNALYLGRGYLFPVALEGALKLKEISYIHAEGYPAAEMKHGPIALIDENMPVFVLATKDKSYEKIVSNIQEVKARNGKVIAIVTKGDEVIKKLADHVIEVPDCHEAVAPLLTVIPLQFISYHIAVMRGCNVDQPRNLAKSVTVE; via the coding sequence ATGTGTGGAATAGTAGCTTACGTTGGGGATCGAACAGCCTACCCGATTATTATTAAAGGACTACAGCGCCTGGAATATAGAGGGTACGATTCAGCCGGACTTGCATTAGTAAATGATGGTGTACACGTATACAAATGCAAAGGAAAGGTAAAGGACCTTGAAGCTCATGCGAAAGGAAAATCAATTTCTGGTTCTATAGGAATTGGACATACTCGTTGGGCTACTCATGGTGAACCAAGCGACAACAATGCTCATCCACATGTTTCAGCAAACGGTAAATTTATTGTAGTTCATAACGGAATTATAGAAAACTACGCCCACTTAAAAAAAGAATTAATTAGTCGTGGTTATTCATTTAAAAGTGATACTGATACAGAAGTATTAGCCAACCTTATTGAAAATATTTATCTCGAAGAAAAAGTCGATGCAGAGATTGCCGTTCGATATGCCTTAACAAAAGTTGTAGGTGCTTACGGTTTGGTAATTACTTGTACCGAAGAGTCAGATAAACTAATTGCAGCACGAAAAGGTAGTCCTCTCGTAATTGGAGTTGGAGAAAAAGAATATTTCCTAGCGTCAGATGCTACACCAATCGTTGAATATACCGATCAGGTAATTTATATGAATGATGAAGAAGTTGCTGTTATCAATAAAGATAACCTTACTTTGAAAAGCATTCAAAACGACTCAAAGAAGCCAAAAATCCAAAAAGTAAACCTTAGTATCGACGAAATCGATAAAGGTCACTATGAGCACTTCATGTTGAAAGAAATTTATGAACAGCCTCTTTCTATTGAAGATACTTTTCGTGGTCGTATTTCAATGGATCACTCTAAGATATTTTTAGGTGGTATTATTGATGTATTACCTCAGATAAGTCAGGCACAAAGAATCATCATATTGGCGTGTGGAACATCATGGCATGCAGGACTAGTTGGCGAGTATCTTTTTGAAGAATTCGCCCGAATTCCGGTTGAAGTTGAATATGCCAGTGAGTTCCGTTATCGCAATCCAGTAATAAATAAAGATGATGTAATCATTGCCATTTCGCAAAGTGGTGAAACCGCAGATACATTAGCTGCCATTAAAATGGCTAAAGAACAAGGTGCAACTATTTTGGGTATTTGTAATGTTGCCGGATCATCAATTCCTCGGGAAACACATGCAGGTGTTTACACTCACGCAGGCCCTGAAATTGGCGTAGCATCCACCAAAGCATTCACCTCACAGGTAACTGTGTTAACAATGATGGCGATGCTTTTAGGTAAAACCAAAGGAAATATATCTAATGAAGATTACACACACCTGGTTGATGAGTTAACTCAGGTTCCGGATAAAATAAAAACAATTCTTCAGTCCGAGGATGAAATCAGAAAAATTTCTGAAACCTATAAAAACGCAACTAATGCTCTTTATTTAGGTCGAGGATATCTATTCCCTGTGGCATTAGAAGGAGCTTTAAAACTAAAAGAGATTTCATATATTCACGCCGAAGGATATCCGGCAGCTGAGATGAAACATGGCCCAATTGCTTTAATAGATGAGAACATGCCTGTTTTCGTTTTAGCCACTAAAGACAAATCATACGAAAAAATTGTAAGTAATATACAGGAAGTCAAAGCTAGAAATGGTAAAGTAATTGCGATTGTTACTAAAGGCGACGAAGTAATAAAAAAATTGGCTGATCATGTAATTGAGGTGCCTGACTGCCACGAAGCTGTTGCTCCTTTATTAACAGTGATACCATTACAATTTATATCTTATCACATCGCAGTCATGCGTGGCTGTAATGTTGATCAACCGCGTAATCTGGCCAAGTCAGTAACGGTTGAATAA
- a CDS encoding OsmC family protein, translated as MTTIKTTYLGDLRTENIHLQSGSKIITDAPTDNRGKGEAFSPTDMLATALGNCIMTIMGIKAMDNDIDLVGTELDITKIMTDNPRRVDEVVIQFNFPKKGYADDEKKLIESVAGISPVPLSVHPDLKQTIIFNW; from the coding sequence ATGACAACCATCAAAACAACTTATTTAGGCGATTTACGAACAGAGAATATTCATCTTCAATCGGGTTCGAAAATTATTACAGATGCCCCAACCGACAACAGAGGAAAGGGAGAAGCATTTTCGCCAACCGATATGCTTGCCACTGCTTTGGGCAATTGCATCATGACTATTATGGGTATTAAAGCAATGGATAATGATATTGATTTGGTAGGAACAGAACTCGATATCACAAAAATAATGACAGATAATCCACGAAGAGTTGACGAAGTTGTGATTCAATTCAACTTCCCTAAAAAAGGATATGCCGACGACGAAAAAAAATTAATTGAGAGTGTTGCTGGTATAAGTCCTGTTCCGTTAAGCGTTCATCCCGATCTAAAACAAACCATTATTTTTAACTGGTAG
- the rfbB gene encoding dTDP-glucose 4,6-dehydratase: MKKILITGGAGFIGSHVVRLFVNNYPDYHIYNLDALTYAGNLENLKDIESKDNYTFLKGDITDADLMNQYFADYQFDGVIHLAAESHVDRSITDPVAFIKTNILGTVNLLNAAKDIWKDSMEGKRFYHISTDEVYGSLGKEGLFTETTAYDPRSPYSSSKASSDHLVRAYFHTYGLPVVISNCSNNYGPNQFPEKLIPLSINNIKNKKPIPIYGKGENIRDWLFVIDHARAIDVIYHQGGFGETYNIGGINEWTNIDLIHKLCEVMDDKLGREKGESAKLITFVKDRAGHDMRYAIDSSKLMKELGWEPSLQFEEGIVKTVEWYLDNEEWLNNILSGDYEKYYQDQYEER, translated from the coding sequence ATGAAAAAGATACTTATAACTGGTGGTGCTGGTTTTATCGGATCGCATGTGGTTCGATTATTTGTAAATAATTATCCCGATTACCATATTTACAATCTCGATGCTTTAACATATGCTGGTAATCTTGAGAATTTAAAAGATATAGAATCAAAAGATAATTACACTTTCTTAAAAGGAGATATAACGGATGCAGATTTGATGAATCAGTATTTTGCCGATTATCAGTTTGATGGTGTAATTCATTTAGCAGCAGAGTCGCATGTTGACCGTTCTATTACAGATCCGGTAGCTTTTATTAAAACCAATATTTTAGGTACCGTTAATTTGCTAAATGCTGCAAAAGACATCTGGAAAGATAGTATGGAAGGTAAACGATTTTATCATATTTCAACTGATGAAGTATATGGTTCATTAGGAAAAGAAGGTTTGTTTACCGAAACAACAGCTTACGATCCACGTAGCCCTTATTCGTCTTCAAAAGCAAGTTCCGATCATTTAGTTCGTGCTTATTTTCATACTTACGGGTTACCTGTTGTTATTTCTAATTGTTCGAATAACTACGGACCTAATCAGTTCCCTGAGAAATTAATACCACTTTCGATTAATAATATCAAAAATAAAAAGCCTATTCCTATTTATGGGAAAGGTGAAAATATTCGTGATTGGTTATTTGTGATTGATCATGCTCGTGCTATTGATGTTATTTATCATCAAGGTGGTTTTGGTGAAACATACAATATTGGCGGAATTAATGAATGGACAAATATTGATTTGATTCATAAGCTTTGCGAAGTAATGGATGATAAATTAGGACGAGAAAAAGGTGAGTCAGCTAAACTCATTACGTTTGTGAAAGATCGTGCTGGCCACGATATGCGTTATGCTATTGACTCATCAAAACTAATGAAAGAATTAGGATGGGAGCCGTCCCTTCAGTTTGAAGAAGGTATTGTAAAAACTGTTGAATGGTATCTCGATAACGAAGAATGGCTGAATAATATTCTTTCGGGTGATTATGAGAAGTATTATCAGGATCAATACGAGGAAAGATAA
- a CDS encoding purine-nucleoside phosphorylase, giving the protein MLETIRKTADFLSQQSGLDPKIGIILGTGLGGLVEEIEIEKSIPYEEIPNFPVSTVEGHSGRLIYGTINGISVLAMQGRFHYYEGYTMQQVTFPVRVMKAIGIETLIVSNASGGLNPDFKVGDIMVITDHLNMFGDNPLMGKNFNELGPRFPDMSEPYSKKLIAKALEIGNANNIDLKQGVYAGTTGPTFETPAEYKMFRILGGDAVGMSTVPEIIVARHMDMTTFGISIITDSGVPGQIVEVSHEEVQEVAAAAEPHMTKVIKELVSEI; this is encoded by the coding sequence ATGTTAGAGACTATCAGAAAAACAGCTGATTTTTTGTCGCAGCAGAGCGGATTGGATCCTAAAATAGGAATTATTTTAGGAACAGGTTTGGGCGGCTTGGTTGAAGAGATTGAAATAGAGAAGTCGATCCCTTATGAAGAGATACCTAATTTTCCGGTTTCAACGGTTGAAGGCCATAGCGGAAGATTGATATATGGTACTATTAATGGTATATCAGTTTTGGCTATGCAAGGACGTTTTCACTATTACGAAGGATATACTATGCAGCAAGTTACTTTTCCGGTAAGAGTAATGAAAGCTATCGGAATCGAAACTTTAATTGTATCAAATGCTAGTGGTGGTTTAAATCCTGATTTTAAGGTGGGTGATATTATGGTGATTACTGACCATCTTAATATGTTTGGTGATAATCCATTGATGGGTAAAAATTTTAATGAGCTAGGACCTCGTTTCCCAGATATGAGTGAACCCTATAGCAAGAAGTTAATTGCAAAAGCTCTTGAGATTGGAAACGCAAATAACATTGATTTAAAACAAGGGGTTTATGCCGGAACAACCGGGCCAACTTTCGAAACTCCTGCAGAGTATAAGATGTTTCGTATTTTAGGTGGTGATGCTGTAGGAATGTCAACTGTTCCCGAAATAATTGTTGCACGCCATATGGATATGACAACTTTTGGTATTTCAATTATTACCGACTCTGGTGTTCCTGGTCAGATCGTAGAAGTATCGCACGAAGAGGTGCAGGAAGTTGCTGCAGCTGCAGAACCACATATGACAAAAGTGATCAAAGAACTGGTTTCGGAGATTTAA
- the nagB gene encoding glucosamine-6-phosphate deaminase — protein sequence MRLIIEKDYQELSAWAAAYIAQRINKHEGERPFILGLPTGSSPLGTYKELIRLHKEGKVSFQNVITFNMDEYREIPREHPQSYYTFMWENFFGHIDIKPENANILNGQAEDPESECERYENKIKEVGGIDLFMGGIGPDGHLAFNEPGSSLQSRTRVKTLTYDTILANSRFFNHDPNQVPKTALTVGIGTVLDAKEVLIIVNGFNKARALQHAVEEGINHMWTISALQMHPKGIIVCDEASTFELKVGTYRYFKDIEKDNLSPDSQW from the coding sequence ATGAGATTAATTATTGAAAAGGACTATCAAGAGTTGTCGGCATGGGCCGCAGCTTACATAGCCCAACGAATTAACAAACACGAAGGGGAACGCCCTTTTATTTTAGGATTACCAACAGGTTCATCACCACTTGGTACTTACAAGGAGTTAATTCGATTACATAAAGAAGGAAAAGTATCCTTTCAAAATGTAATCACATTTAATATGGATGAGTATAGAGAAATTCCAAGAGAGCATCCTCAAAGTTATTACACTTTTATGTGGGAAAACTTTTTTGGTCATATCGACATCAAGCCAGAAAATGCCAATATTTTAAATGGGCAGGCCGAAGATCCAGAATCAGAATGTGAACGATATGAGAACAAAATAAAAGAAGTTGGTGGTATTGATCTTTTTATGGGAGGTATTGGCCCTGACGGACACCTAGCTTTTAATGAACCGGGATCATCTTTACAATCCCGAACACGAGTTAAAACGTTAACTTATGATACCATTTTAGCGAATTCGCGTTTCTTTAATCACGATCCCAATCAAGTACCTAAAACTGCATTAACAGTTGGAATTGGTACAGTATTGGATGCGAAAGAAGTACTGATTATCGTTAATGGTTTTAATAAAGCGAGAGCTTTGCAACATGCTGTAGAAGAAGGAATCAATCATATGTGGACCATCAGTGCATTACAAATGCATCCGAAAGGAATCATTGTTTGCGACGAAGCTTCCACATTCGAATTAAAGGTAGGAACCTATCGATATTTTAAAGATATCGAAAAGGACAATTTATCACCTGATAGTCAGTGGTAA
- a CDS encoding DUF4270 family protein, with product MNNRILKNIFSLILGQLLLIGLLSLSSCKDEPARLSGGVLPEGEVIRGLNEYIDLHSKNLMRDTVRTNDADYGLIGVFNDSVFGKTTADFVTNFSVGKRPSYTARIVTGSSTEDVDTLQFYKFNNNTPEYDDVWKVDSLVLRLQYQFNDWYGNMFSPQHLFVYELNEDLGSNYTPRFSNETVVYKTNSIGDILVHPNSDVPDSMKYAPKWTADGLWEYPDSLMNFPQYLWDLDKVRAVQDSGWVSSDFNAHKTTTKYWNIKLNDELAERIFNIDSTSLTQTAAFQRDYLNGVYVTIDKNIMGEGNLTRINLLGTTSSLATHLTLYFSRDYKYFNSEDEIRDTTSTYTYNFPVNVENVRFNRYEHEKDERINTDDETPSNLYIQGMAGLYSTFTIPEEVSAWADSLTLNSIHKQEDEPYRTTANIEFFLEVDTTSNVPYNKGGIQRYPLPTSLDILWQNDEGKFETPTYTAEVNGNTSSGYVFGVASSTGSRAGVGERVTRVVEHEDGAYAYEYYYRFIMSADYFNYVMRELDNIRTENDWDISDTNSEDYQKFIAEYHRLFKTQFFLGPNSTTDNFRRVKLYSATSSKKPLKMNIKYYHYIPR from the coding sequence ATGAACAACAGAATATTGAAAAATATATTTTCATTGATACTAGGCCAATTACTTTTGATTGGCCTTCTTTCTTTAAGCTCTTGTAAAGATGAGCCGGCACGATTATCTGGAGGTGTATTACCAGAAGGCGAAGTTATTCGTGGGCTGAACGAATACATTGACTTACATAGCAAAAACTTAATGCGTGATACCGTTAGAACTAACGATGCAGACTATGGGTTAATAGGCGTATTTAACGATTCTGTTTTTGGTAAAACTACAGCCGATTTTGTAACAAATTTCTCCGTTGGTAAAAGACCATCATATACAGCTCGAATTGTGACAGGTAGTTCAACTGAAGACGTTGATACACTACAATTCTATAAATTCAACAACAACACTCCTGAATATGATGATGTATGGAAAGTAGATAGTTTAGTTCTACGTCTGCAATACCAATTTAATGATTGGTATGGTAATATGTTTAGTCCACAACATCTATTTGTATATGAGTTAAACGAGGATTTAGGTTCAAATTACACGCCTCGTTTCAGTAATGAAACAGTTGTTTATAAAACAAATTCCATTGGTGATATATTGGTACATCCAAACTCAGATGTTCCCGATTCAATGAAATACGCTCCCAAATGGACCGCAGACGGATTATGGGAATATCCTGATAGTTTGATGAACTTCCCACAGTACTTATGGGACTTAGATAAAGTTCGTGCTGTACAAGATAGCGGTTGGGTAAGTAGCGATTTTAATGCTCATAAGACAACTACAAAGTATTGGAATATTAAACTTAATGATGAATTAGCTGAACGCATTTTTAATATTGACAGTACCTCACTTACTCAAACAGCTGCATTTCAACGCGACTATTTGAATGGAGTATATGTTACCATTGATAAAAACATTATGGGCGAAGGAAACTTAACCCGTATTAACTTATTAGGCACAACATCATCTTTAGCGACTCATCTTACTCTATATTTTTCGCGTGATTATAAATATTTTAATAGCGAAGATGAAATTAGAGATACTACATCAACTTATACATACAATTTCCCTGTAAACGTTGAAAATGTAAGATTCAACAGATATGAGCACGAAAAAGATGAAAGGATAAATACAGATGATGAAACGCCTTCAAACTTATACATACAAGGTATGGCTGGATTATATTCTACTTTCACAATACCAGAAGAAGTAAGTGCATGGGCTGATTCGTTAACATTAAATTCTATTCATAAACAAGAAGACGAACCTTACAGAACAACTGCAAATATTGAATTCTTTTTAGAAGTTGACACAACTAGTAATGTGCCATACAATAAAGGAGGAATACAACGTTACCCATTACCAACAAGTTTGGATATTTTATGGCAAAATGACGAAGGTAAGTTTGAAACACCAACCTACACCGCTGAAGTTAATGGAAACACCAGCTCGGGATATGTTTTTGGTGTTGCTTCATCAACGGGTTCTCGAGCTGGTGTTGGAGAGAGAGTAACCCGTGTTGTTGAACATGAAGATGGAGCTTATGCTTATGAATATTATTATCGTTTTATTATGAGCGCCGATTATTTCAACTATGTAATGCGCGAGTTAGATAATATACGAACTGAAAATGATTGGGATATCAGTGATACTAATAGTGAAGACTACCAAAAGTTTATAGCAGAATATCACCGATTATTTAAAACACAGTTCTTTCTTGGACCAAATTCAACTACTGATAATTTTAGAAGAGTTAAACTTTACAGTGCAACTAGCTCTAAAAAACCTCTTAAAATGAACATTAAGTACTATCATTATATTCCAAGATAA
- a CDS encoding NAD-dependent epimerase/dehydratase family protein: MIFVTGGTGLVGSHLLFELTRNGNKVRALCRDTSSKDSVKKIFQFYSEEGESFYKKIEWFEGDLHDYFSLLDALDDVDKVFHCAAMVSFKPKDAKEMFSNNVEGTANLVNACIEKKTPRFCFVSSIATLGDSPNGSPIDETTFWQNDDNHSVYSQSKFQSEMEVWRGTKEGLNAVIINPSVIIGPVEMGRSTGQLFETIKKGTPFYTNGSTGFVDVRDVVKAMINVCNSDVVNERFIVNGENIAYKDFFTMGAKEFNSKPPKFRAGRILTGIAWRLERLKYYLLRIEPRFTKETARTSQNKSVYSNNKLKEVYPLKYIPIVESINNAANFIKT, encoded by the coding sequence ATGATATTTGTTACAGGAGGTACAGGTTTAGTTGGATCACACTTATTATTCGAATTAACCCGAAACGGGAATAAAGTTCGGGCACTTTGTCGGGATACCAGTTCAAAGGATTCTGTCAAAAAAATATTTCAATTTTATTCTGAGGAAGGAGAATCGTTCTATAAAAAAATAGAATGGTTCGAGGGTGATTTACATGATTATTTTTCTCTTTTAGACGCTTTAGATGATGTTGATAAAGTCTTTCACTGTGCAGCTATGGTATCATTCAAACCCAAAGATGCCAAAGAGATGTTTAGTAATAACGTGGAAGGAACAGCCAATTTAGTTAATGCCTGTATCGAAAAAAAAACACCTCGCTTTTGTTTTGTTAGCTCTATTGCAACCTTAGGCGATTCACCCAATGGATCACCCATTGACGAAACAACTTTTTGGCAAAACGATGACAACCACTCCGTGTACTCACAAAGTAAATTTCAGTCTGAAATGGAAGTTTGGAGAGGCACTAAAGAAGGCTTAAATGCAGTAATTATCAATCCATCAGTGATTATTGGACCTGTTGAAATGGGCCGAAGCACGGGTCAATTATTCGAAACCATAAAGAAAGGAACACCATTTTACACCAATGGTTCTACTGGTTTTGTTGATGTAAGAGATGTTGTTAAAGCAATGATTAATGTTTGTAATAGTGATGTTGTTAACGAACGTTTTATTGTAAATGGTGAAAACATTGCTTACAAAGATTTCTTTACTATGGGTGCCAAAGAATTTAATTCAAAACCACCTAAATTCAGAGCAGGCAGAATACTAACCGGCATAGCCTGGCGTCTTGAAAGGTTAAAATATTACTTATTGAGAATTGAGCCCAGATTCACCAAAGAAACAGCTAGAACTTCGCAAAACAAATCAGTTTATTCCAACAACAAATTGAAAGAGGTTTATCCTCTAAAATACATCCCCATTGTGGAATCTATTAATAATGCAGCCAATTTTATAAAGACATAA
- a CDS encoding riboflavin synthase has product MFSGIVEEAATIVGLEQDQGNLHLTLECTFTDELKIDQSVAHNGVCLTVVKKEGKNYTVTAIKETLEKSNLGLLQIGDKVNLERSMMMNGRLDGHIVQGHVDQTAKCLEVKEADGSWYFTFQYAIDKEKAAQGYMTVEKGSVTINGVSLTVVNSQNDRFSVAIIPYTYEFTNFHQIKEGSTVNLEFDILGKYISRIMSLQS; this is encoded by the coding sequence ATGTTTTCAGGTATAGTAGAAGAAGCAGCAACAATTGTTGGATTGGAACAAGATCAGGGTAACTTGCACCTGACGTTAGAATGCACCTTTACTGATGAATTAAAGATAGATCAGAGTGTGGCACATAATGGAGTATGTTTAACTGTGGTTAAAAAGGAAGGTAAGAATTACACCGTTACTGCGATTAAGGAAACTTTGGAAAAATCTAATTTAGGATTGCTTCAAATTGGTGATAAAGTAAATCTTGAGCGAAGTATGATGATGAATGGCCGTTTAGATGGGCATATTGTTCAAGGTCATGTTGATCAAACAGCTAAATGTTTAGAAGTGAAAGAAGCCGATGGAAGTTGGTATTTTACTTTTCAATATGCGATTGATAAAGAAAAAGCAGCTCAAGGTTATATGACTGTTGAAAAAGGGTCGGTAACTATTAATGGAGTAAGTTTGACTGTTGTTAATAGCCAAAACGATCGATTCTCGGTTGCTATTATTCCTTATACCTATGAGTTTACCAATTTTCATCAAATCAAAGAAGGAAGTACAGTCAATCTTGAATTCGATATTTTGGGTAAATATATAAGCCGAATTATGTCGCTTCAAAGTTAA
- a CDS encoding DUF4954 family protein has product MTEYRSLTNDEIKELDKRNCFCTDWSKVKVAHTFSTESVRNTTFSGNIQLGTFNKVFSFPGGVQKKAGVYNSTLHNCIVESDSYINQVKNHIANYHIKSEVIIENVDSIITVGESCFGNGVKVAALNEAGGREISIYNELSAHTAYILALYRHRPKLINKIQDLINSYCNQICSSVGTIERCAQLINCRTIIDTNIGEHAIIEGIYRLENGSVNSSTEAPTYFGPGIIAENFICGSGSKISDGALVSNCFIGQGCELSKQYSAENSVFFANCQGFHGEACSIFAGPYTVTHHKSTLLIAGYFSFMNAGSGSNQSNHMYKLGPIHQGVLERGSKTTSDSYILWPARIGAFSLVMGRHYRNPDTSNLPFSYLIENKDESLLAPGVNLRSVGTIRDARKWPKRDKRKDSKLLDFINFNLLSPFTIQKMLKGKQILKQLKQSSGPTSDYYMYNSVKITHTSLERGIQLYNTGIIKFLGNALIKKLEDITFVNSEELRTSLATQSSFGTGEWIDMAGLLVPNERVMTLLDDLENDKIADLAKLNSSYKSLHISYFDYAWNWCSKVFKSEFDLDWKTIEIDQLIAFIDDWKKSVIDLDNMVYADARKEFTLNTQTGFGIDGSEETRTLDFEYVRGEFENHPSVQDIRNHIREKSRLAEELKERLILCKERDKP; this is encoded by the coding sequence ATGACTGAATACCGTTCGTTAACCAACGATGAAATTAAAGAGTTAGACAAAAGAAATTGTTTTTGCACCGATTGGAGCAAAGTAAAAGTTGCACATACATTTTCGACTGAAAGCGTTAGAAACACGACTTTTTCGGGCAACATTCAATTAGGCACTTTTAACAAGGTATTCTCATTCCCAGGAGGAGTTCAAAAAAAGGCTGGAGTTTATAATTCAACTCTACACAATTGTATTGTTGAATCTGATTCCTATATCAATCAGGTTAAGAATCACATTGCCAATTATCACATCAAATCAGAAGTCATAATAGAAAATGTAGATTCAATAATCACGGTGGGAGAATCATGTTTTGGCAATGGGGTAAAAGTAGCAGCTCTAAATGAAGCTGGAGGTAGAGAAATATCAATTTACAATGAGTTATCAGCTCATACAGCTTATATATTGGCGCTATATCGTCACCGACCTAAGTTAATTAACAAAATTCAAGATTTAATTAATTCCTACTGCAATCAAATTTGCAGTTCTGTAGGTACCATTGAACGTTGTGCTCAATTAATCAACTGCCGAACCATTATAGATACTAACATTGGAGAACATGCCATTATAGAAGGTATTTATCGATTAGAAAACGGTAGCGTCAATAGTTCAACAGAAGCTCCAACCTATTTCGGACCTGGCATCATTGCTGAAAATTTCATTTGTGGTTCGGGTTCTAAAATAAGTGACGGAGCTCTTGTAAGCAACTGCTTTATTGGTCAGGGATGTGAACTAAGTAAGCAATATTCAGCTGAGAACTCGGTATTTTTTGCCAACTGCCAGGGTTTCCATGGCGAAGCCTGCTCTATTTTTGCAGGTCCTTACACAGTAACACATCATAAATCCACACTACTTATTGCAGGTTACTTTTCGTTTATGAATGCTGGTAGCGGATCGAATCAGAGCAACCACATGTACAAGCTTGGCCCAATACATCAAGGAGTTTTGGAAAGAGGCTCGAAAACAACTAGTGATTCTTACATACTTTGGCCCGCACGTATTGGTGCATTTTCACTTGTTATGGGGCGTCACTATCGAAATCCGGATACTTCTAACCTTCCTTTTTCATACTTAATTGAGAATAAAGATGAAAGTTTACTTGCGCCGGGGGTCAATTTACGTAGTGTAGGTACTATTCGCGATGCAAGAAAGTGGCCCAAAAGGGATAAACGTAAGGATTCAAAACTTTTAGACTTTATTAACTTTAATTTACTCAGCCCTTTTACAATACAAAAAATGCTAAAAGGGAAACAAATATTGAAGCAGTTAAAACAGTCAAGTGGCCCTACTTCAGACTATTACATGTATAATAGTGTAAAAATAACACATACTTCTCTTGAAAGAGGAATCCAATTATATAACACAGGCATCATCAAATTCCTGGGCAATGCCCTGATAAAAAAGCTAGAAGACATTACCTTTGTTAATTCAGAAGAGTTAAGGACAAGCCTGGCTACTCAATCTTCATTCGGAACAGGCGAATGGATTGATATGGCTGGTTTGCTGGTACCGAATGAAAGGGTAATGACCCTACTTGATGATCTTGAGAACGATAAAATAGCAGATTTAGCAAAGTTAAATAGCAGCTATAAATCGTTACATATAAGCTATTTTGATTATGCCTGGAATTGGTGTTCGAAAGTATTTAAAAGCGAATTTGATCTCGATTGGAAAACAATTGAAATAGATCAATTGATCGCTTTTATCGATGATTGGAAAAAAAGTGTAATCGACTTAGATAATATGGTATATGCCGATGCCCGTAAAGAGTTTACTTTAAATACTCAAACAGGTTTTGGTATAGATGGTAGCGAAGAAACCCGCACACTCGATTTTGAGTATGTAAGAGGTGAATTCGAAAACCATCCGTCAGTTCAGGATATTCGTAATCATATTCGGGAAAAGAGCAGACTAGCCGAAGAGCTAAAGGAAAGGCTTATCCTTTGTAAGGAAAGAGATAAACCTTAA